In Bos mutus isolate GX-2022 chromosome 10, NWIPB_WYAK_1.1, whole genome shotgun sequence, a single window of DNA contains:
- the SOCS4 gene encoding suppressor of cytokine signaling 4 — MAENSESNSKNVDVRPKTSRSRSADRKDGYVWSGKKLSWSKKSESCSDAETVSAVEKTEVPLRSQERKHSCSSIELDLDHSCGHRFLGRSLKQKLQDAVGQCFPIKNCSSRHSSGLPSKRKIHISELMLDKCPFPPRSDLAFRWHFIKRHTAPISPKSDEWVSTDLSQSELRDGQLKQRRNMEEVSCFSHTSVQPCVITSNNSSGRGGPGTDSIVNLASNNSIEDSDMDSDDEIITLCTSSRKRNKPKWEIDEEILQLETPPKYHTQIDYVHCLVPDLLQINNNPCYWGVMDKYAAEALLEGKPEGTFLLRDSAQEDYLFSVSFRRYSRSLHARIEQWNHNFSFDAHDPCVFHSPDITGLLEHYKDPSACMFFEPLLSTPLIRTFPFSLQHICRTVICNCTTYDGIDALPIPSSMKLYLKEYHYKSKVRVLRIDAPEQQC, encoded by the coding sequence ATGGCAGAAAATAGTGAAAGTAATAGTAAAAATGTAGATGTAAGGCCCAAAACTAGCCGGAGTCGAAGTGCTGACAGAAAGGATGGTTATGTGTGGAGTGGAAAGAAGTTATCTTGGTCAAAAAagagtgaaagttgttcagatGCTGAAACAGTGAGTGCTGTCGAGAAAACTGAAGTTCCTTTAAGGAGCCAAGAAAGGAAGCACAGCTGTTCATCTATCGAGTTGGATTTAGATCATTCCTGTGGGCATAGATTTTTAGGCCGATCTCTTAAACAGAAACTGCAAGATGCTGTGGGGCAGTGTTTTCCAATAAAGAATTGTAGTAGTCGGCACTCTTCAGGGCTTCcatctaaaagaaaaattcatatcAGTGAACTCATGTTAGATAAGTGTCCGTTCCCACCTCGATCAGATTTAGCCTTTAGGTGGCATTTTATTAAACGACACACTGCTCCTATAAGTCCCAAAtcagatgaatgggtaagcacAGACTTGTCTCAGAGCGAATTGAGGGATGGTCAGCTAAAACAACGAAGAAACATGGAAGAGGTCAGCTGCTTCTCACATACCAGTGTTCAGCCCTGTGTCATAACCAGTAACAATTCTTCGGGTAGAGGTGGTCCTGGGACTGACTCTATAGTGAACCTGGCTTCAAATAACAGCATAGAAGATAGTGACATGGATTCAGATGATGAAATTATAACACTTTGCACAAGTTCCCGGAAAAGAAACAAACCCAAATGGGAAATTGATGAAGAAATCCTGCAACTGGAAACACCTCCCAAGTACCATACTCAGATTGATTATGTCCACTGTCTTGTACCAGACCTCCTTCAGATCAATAATAATCCATGTTACTGGGGTGTTATGGATAAATATGCAGCTGAAGCTCTACTAGAAGGAAAACCAGAAGGCACCTTTTTACTGCGAGATTCAGCACAGGAAGACTATTTATTCTCTGTTAGTTTTAGACGCTATAGTCGTTCTCTTCACGCTAGAATTGAACAGTGGAATCACAACTTTAGCTTTGATGCACATGATCCTTGTGTCTTCCATTCGCCTGACATTACTGGGCTCCTAGAGCATTATAAGGACCCGAGTGCCTGTATGTTCTTCGAACCACTTTTATCCACTCCTTTAATTCGGACTTTCCCCTTTTCCCTGCAGCATATATGCAGAACAGTTATTTGTAACTGTACAACTTACGATGGCATTGATGCCCTTCCAATTCCTTCTTCCATGAAATTATATCTGAAGGAATATCACTATAAATCAAAAGTTAGAGTACTCAGGATTGATGCACCAGAACAACAATGCTAG